A genomic segment from Micromonospora echinaurantiaca encodes:
- a CDS encoding alpha-amylase family protein produces the protein MADRWYSEAVVYCLDIDTYADSDGDGVGDIRGLLGRLDYLARLGVTCLWLHPIHPSPNRDDGYDATDFYNVDPRFGTLGDFAELLHQAQNRGIRVIIDLVVNHTSDQHPWFQSARSSPDSPYRDWYVWSDHEPDDRHQGMVFPGEQNETWTYDKTAKAWYYHRFYKFQPDLNFANPRVREEIKKVISFWLQLGVSGFRMDAVPFIIELTEPGNPNSPKDFEFLTELRQHVQWRRGDAVLLAEANVEPDQLPTFFGDSGGSANRLHMLFDFMLNGRLMLALARQDPEPIIEALRDTPALPEGGQWATFLRNHDEIDLSRLTAEQRNQVYAEFGPDENMRIYDRGIRRRLAPMLGNDRRRIELAYSLQFSLRGTPVLRYGEEIGMGEDLSLPGREAIRTPMQWSYQPNAGFSTADPEKLVRPVIDKGDYRYDQVNVTAQRSDPKSLLAWFERMVRTLREAPEVGSGSTTHIDVPMPPGVLAHRADGPTGTMVFLHNLGTVDAEVDLGMLAEEADLPIDVLADRNYQPVGKLDRLKLAGYGYRWIRLRRGRGL, from the coding sequence ATGGCTGACCGGTGGTATTCGGAGGCGGTCGTCTACTGCCTCGACATCGACACGTACGCGGACTCCGACGGCGACGGCGTCGGCGACATCCGGGGGCTGCTCGGCCGGCTGGACTACCTGGCCCGGCTCGGCGTGACCTGCCTGTGGCTGCACCCGATCCACCCGTCGCCCAACCGGGACGACGGCTACGACGCCACCGACTTCTACAACGTGGACCCCCGGTTCGGCACCCTCGGCGACTTCGCCGAGCTGCTGCACCAGGCGCAGAACCGCGGCATCCGGGTGATCATCGACCTGGTGGTGAACCACACCTCGGACCAGCACCCGTGGTTCCAGTCCGCCCGTTCCTCGCCGGACTCGCCGTACCGGGACTGGTACGTCTGGTCCGACCACGAGCCGGACGACCGCCACCAGGGCATGGTCTTCCCCGGCGAGCAGAACGAGACCTGGACCTACGACAAGACCGCCAAGGCCTGGTACTACCACCGGTTCTACAAGTTCCAGCCGGACCTCAACTTCGCCAACCCGCGGGTGCGCGAGGAGATCAAGAAGGTCATCTCGTTCTGGCTCCAGCTCGGTGTCTCCGGCTTCCGGATGGACGCGGTGCCGTTCATCATCGAGCTCACCGAGCCGGGCAACCCGAACTCGCCGAAGGACTTCGAGTTCCTTACCGAGCTGCGCCAGCACGTGCAGTGGCGCCGTGGCGACGCCGTCCTGCTGGCCGAGGCGAACGTCGAGCCCGACCAGTTGCCGACCTTCTTCGGCGACTCCGGCGGCTCGGCGAACCGGCTGCACATGCTCTTCGACTTCATGCTCAACGGCCGGCTGATGCTGGCCCTGGCCCGGCAGGACCCGGAGCCGATCATCGAGGCGCTGCGGGACACCCCGGCCCTGCCGGAGGGCGGGCAGTGGGCCACCTTCCTGCGCAACCACGACGAGATCGACCTCTCCCGGCTCACCGCCGAGCAGCGCAACCAGGTGTACGCCGAGTTCGGCCCGGACGAGAACATGCGGATCTACGACCGGGGCATCCGCCGCCGGCTCGCCCCGATGCTCGGCAACGACCGGCGCCGGATCGAGCTGGCGTACTCGCTCCAGTTCTCGCTGCGCGGCACCCCGGTGCTGCGCTACGGCGAGGAGATCGGCATGGGGGAGGACCTCTCGCTGCCCGGCCGGGAGGCGATCCGGACCCCGATGCAGTGGTCGTACCAGCCGAACGCCGGCTTCTCGACCGCCGACCCGGAGAAGCTGGTACGCCCGGTGATCGACAAGGGCGACTACCGCTACGACCAGGTCAACGTGACCGCCCAGCGGAGCGACCCGAAGTCGCTGCTGGCCTGGTTCGAGCGCATGGTTCGTACGCTGCGGGAGGCCCCGGAGGTCGGCTCCGGCTCGACCACCCACATCGACGTGCCGATGCCGCCCGGGGTGCTGGCGCACCGGGCCGACGGCCCGACCGGGACGATGGTCTTCCTGCACAACCTCGGCACCGTCGACGCGGAGGTGGACCTCGGCATGCTGGCCGAGGAGGCGGACCTGCCGATCGACGTGCTCGCCGACCGCAACTACCAGCCGGTGGGCAAGCTCGACCGGCTCAAGCTGGCCGGCTACGGCTACCGCTGGATCCGGCTGCGCCGCGGTCGGGGCCTCTGA
- the fabG gene encoding 3-oxoacyl-ACP reductase FabG, which yields MSEEPRVAIVTGAARGIGAATARRLAADGMAVAVVDIEESATKETVDAIAAAGGRALGVGADVADRAQVEAAVERVAAELGAPTVLVNNAGVLRDNLLFKMSDGDWDTVIGVHLRGAFLFSQATQKHMVERKWGRIVNLSSTSALGNRGQANYSAAKAGLQGFTKTLAIELGPFGVTVNAVAPGFIVTDMTAATAARMKVDFEALQQHAAAEIPVRRTGRPEDVAHTISFLASEGASFVSGQVIYVAGGPKD from the coding sequence ATGTCGGAGGAGCCCCGCGTCGCCATCGTCACCGGAGCCGCGCGCGGTATCGGCGCGGCCACCGCGCGCCGGCTGGCCGCCGACGGGATGGCGGTCGCCGTGGTCGACATCGAGGAGTCGGCGACGAAGGAGACGGTCGACGCCATCGCCGCCGCCGGTGGTCGGGCGCTCGGCGTGGGCGCCGACGTGGCCGACCGGGCGCAGGTCGAGGCGGCCGTCGAGCGGGTCGCCGCCGAGCTGGGCGCGCCGACCGTGCTGGTCAACAACGCCGGCGTGCTCCGGGACAACCTGCTGTTCAAGATGAGCGACGGCGACTGGGACACGGTCATCGGCGTGCACCTGCGCGGCGCGTTCCTGTTCAGCCAGGCCACCCAGAAGCACATGGTCGAGCGGAAGTGGGGCCGGATCGTCAACCTCTCCAGCACCTCGGCGCTGGGCAACCGGGGGCAGGCGAACTACTCCGCCGCCAAGGCCGGCCTGCAGGGCTTCACCAAGACCCTGGCCATCGAGCTGGGCCCGTTCGGGGTGACCGTCAACGCGGTCGCGCCGGGCTTCATCGTCACCGACATGACCGCGGCCACCGCGGCCCGGATGAAGGTGGACTTCGAGGCGCTCCAGCAGCACGCCGCCGCCGAGATCCCGGTCCGCCGTACCGGTCGACCCGAGGACGTAGCGCACACCATCTCGTTCCTGGCCAGCGAGGGCGCGTCCTTCGTCTCCGGCCAGGTCATCTACGTCGCCGGCGGCCCCAAGGACTGA